In Halosegnis marinus, one genomic interval encodes:
- a CDS encoding flavin reductase family protein, giving the protein MEIDAREKPSLYRLLAGAVVPRPIGWISTRGPERDNLAPYSFFNVATPSPPTLAFSAGDTRDGLKDTARNAVESGAFAHNVVTADLAEAMNATATGDEVDEFERAGLAKAECETVDAPYVADAKVVFECETVETVDFGVSTLVLGRVRYVHIDDAVTTDGKLDTTKLDVVGRMTGSEYTRTRDRFAMERPE; this is encoded by the coding sequence GTGGAGATAGACGCGCGCGAGAAGCCGTCGCTGTACCGCCTGCTGGCCGGCGCGGTCGTGCCCCGACCCATCGGCTGGATATCGACGCGCGGCCCCGAGCGCGACAACCTCGCGCCGTACTCGTTTTTCAACGTGGCGACGCCGTCGCCGCCGACGCTCGCGTTCTCCGCGGGGGACACCCGCGACGGGCTGAAGGACACCGCGCGCAACGCCGTCGAGTCGGGCGCGTTCGCCCACAACGTCGTCACCGCGGACCTCGCCGAGGCGATGAACGCCACCGCGACCGGCGACGAGGTGGACGAGTTCGAGCGCGCCGGCCTCGCGAAGGCCGAGTGCGAGACGGTGGACGCGCCGTACGTCGCCGACGCGAAGGTCGTCTTCGAGTGCGAGACGGTCGAGACAGTGGATTTCGGCGTCTCGACGCTCGTTCTCGGGCGCGTACGGTACGTCCACATCGACGACGCGGTAACCACGGACGGGAAGCTCGACACGACGAAACTCGACGTCGTCGGGCGGATGACCGGGTCGGAGTACACCCGGACGCGCGACCGCTTCGCGATGGAGCGTCCGGAGTAA
- a CDS encoding SRPBCC family protein: MPRLASTPDGRRVEVHEPVAAPRDRVWELFRDTETWAEWGPSVREVESPDRYVAAGTEGRVRTVAGLWLPFAVRTCADYRWTWNVAKLPATGHRVEARAGGCTAVIEIPLPGAAYAPVCERGLRRLRELAEATD, from the coding sequence ATGCCCCGCCTCGCGAGTACCCCGGACGGCCGCCGCGTCGAGGTCCACGAGCCGGTCGCCGCCCCCCGCGACCGCGTGTGGGAGCTGTTCCGCGACACGGAGACGTGGGCCGAGTGGGGCCCGTCCGTGCGCGAGGTGGAGTCCCCCGACCGCTACGTCGCCGCCGGGACGGAGGGTCGCGTGCGCACCGTCGCGGGGCTGTGGCTCCCCTTCGCCGTGCGCACCTGCGCGGACTACCGCTGGACGTGGAACGTCGCGAAGCTCCCCGCGACTGGCCACCGCGTCGAGGCGCGCGCCGGCGGCTGTACGGCGGTCATCGAGATACCGCTGCCCGGGGCCGCGTACGCGCCCGTCTGCGAGCGCGGCCTCCGGCGCCTCCGCGAACTGGCCGAGGCTACCGATTGA
- a CDS encoding sensor histidine kinase encodes MAGRGRPPHKSLLSTTVENAVPLGLALVLVVTGVWLATRPWPARDALAVTKWTYAVSLGFGVVFAWVIGIQGFVQGDLKPLVIAMDAVLIGGLVAVAVGFYDVRRRRQRRETEHARARTSALFDNTDDDVATLRLASDGVETLATNAAFDANFDRAPAVLSRVIDAADTDSRAAFVRAVADGDPFEVEVELDDRGERREFIAQIVPYEADGDAAELFLVLTDVTEQKELARERVARSRIEHLHTVASEMANAPDADAAYDLTMSAAERVVPYDRACLSVDGETVRTRNADGPLDAAAADEAGGESRPLVETDGGAMVTDTDAGPVVTVPVGGRGVLQLGARPGALDESRTDAVELLATHLRETLRRLDREETIRHEREQMEFLNRVLRHDLLNGMNVVRMQGQLLESETDDEAVLERVDTVIDRVDSMTELINTMRSFMKTVLEGGEHELEPVALDDALTAAIESARDGHPGATFEVEGGVFPPVKVLADDLVSELFHNLLTNAVTHNDAAEPVVRVSAEPGPDAVEVVVADNGPGIPEGMRSRVLEKGEQGEASDGTGLGLYLCREIVDSYGGSLDIGESGMGGAAFTVRLPRQED; translated from the coding sequence GTGGCAGGACGTGGCCGTCCCCCGCACAAGTCGCTGCTCTCGACGACCGTCGAGAACGCCGTTCCGCTCGGCCTCGCGCTGGTGCTCGTCGTGACGGGCGTGTGGCTCGCGACCCGCCCGTGGCCCGCCCGCGACGCCCTCGCCGTGACGAAGTGGACCTACGCCGTCTCGCTCGGCTTCGGCGTCGTCTTCGCGTGGGTCATCGGCATCCAGGGGTTCGTCCAGGGCGACCTGAAGCCGCTCGTCATCGCCATGGACGCGGTACTCATCGGCGGTCTCGTCGCCGTCGCCGTCGGCTTCTACGACGTGCGCCGGCGCCGCCAGCGCCGCGAGACCGAACACGCCCGGGCTCGCACGAGCGCGCTGTTCGACAACACCGACGACGACGTGGCGACGCTCCGGCTCGCCTCCGACGGCGTCGAGACGCTCGCCACCAACGCCGCGTTCGACGCCAACTTCGACCGCGCGCCCGCCGTGCTCTCGCGGGTCATCGACGCCGCCGACACCGACTCCCGTGCGGCGTTCGTCCGGGCGGTCGCCGACGGCGACCCCTTCGAGGTCGAGGTCGAACTCGACGACCGCGGCGAGCGTCGGGAGTTCATCGCGCAGATCGTCCCCTACGAGGCCGACGGGGACGCCGCGGAGCTGTTCCTCGTCCTCACGGACGTGACCGAACAGAAGGAACTCGCCCGCGAGCGGGTCGCGCGTAGCCGCATCGAACACCTCCACACGGTCGCCTCGGAGATGGCGAACGCGCCCGACGCCGACGCGGCCTACGACCTCACGATGAGCGCGGCCGAGCGGGTCGTCCCCTACGACCGGGCGTGTCTGTCCGTGGACGGGGAGACCGTACGCACCCGGAACGCGGACGGGCCGCTCGACGCGGCGGCGGCGGACGAGGCCGGCGGCGAGTCCCGGCCGCTCGTGGAGACCGACGGGGGCGCGATGGTCACCGACACCGACGCCGGCCCGGTCGTGACGGTGCCGGTCGGCGGCCGCGGCGTGCTCCAGCTCGGCGCGCGCCCGGGCGCGCTCGACGAGAGCCGGACGGACGCGGTCGAACTGCTCGCCACCCACCTCCGCGAGACGCTGCGGCGGCTCGACCGCGAGGAGACCATCCGCCACGAGCGCGAGCAGATGGAGTTCCTCAACCGCGTGCTCCGCCACGACCTGCTCAACGGGATGAACGTCGTCCGGATGCAGGGCCAGCTGCTCGAATCCGAGACGGACGACGAGGCGGTGCTGGAGCGGGTCGATACCGTCATCGACCGCGTGGACTCGATGACGGAGCTCATCAACACGATGCGGTCGTTCATGAAGACGGTCCTCGAGGGGGGCGAGCACGAACTCGAACCGGTGGCGCTCGACGACGCGCTCACGGCGGCCATCGAGTCGGCACGGGACGGCCACCCCGGGGCGACGTTCGAGGTGGAGGGCGGCGTCTTCCCGCCCGTGAAGGTGCTCGCCGACGACCTCGTCTCGGAGCTGTTCCACAACCTCCTGACGAACGCCGTCACCCACAACGACGCGGCCGAGCCGGTCGTGCGCGTCTCGGCGGAGCCCGGCCCGGACGCGGTCGAGGTCGTCGTCGCCGACAACGGTCCCGGCATCCCCGAGGGGATGCGCTCGCGCGTGCTGGAGAAGGGCGAGCAGGGCGAGGCGAGCGACGGGACGGGGCTGGGGCTCTACCTGTGTCGGGAGATCGTCGACAGCTACGGCGGGTCGCTCGACATCGGCGAGAGCGGGATGGGCGGCGCCGCGTTCACCGTGCGCCTGCCGCGACAGGAGGACTAG
- a CDS encoding transcriptional regulator, with protein sequence MSHVCPECNRTFGTELALALHRDTCGRDEMQCTECGARFAEARATRDGWHYECPTEGCDGAGVGEQLYALNR encoded by the coding sequence ATGAGCCACGTCTGTCCGGAGTGCAACCGAACGTTCGGAACCGAACTCGCGCTGGCGCTCCACCGCGACACGTGCGGCCGCGACGAGATGCAGTGTACGGAGTGCGGCGCGCGGTTCGCGGAGGCGCGGGCGACGCGCGACGGCTGGCACTACGAGTGTCCGACGGAGGGGTGTGACGGCGCGGGCGTCGGCGAACAGCTGTACGCGCTCAATCGGTAG
- a CDS encoding DUF4349 domain-containing protein, with the protein MRRTAAVLALVLLLALAGCSGGSSGPNDDGSFAQSGGDGGAEAADAPAGTATAAADTESTAGDAARADRAVIRTGTVSLTVDSYANASARVTELARDRGGYVAASTRSVNGAGNTTWTTGSVTIRVPAESFGATFDALQTYGEVREATSDTTDVTDRLVDIEARLETLRAERDRLRDLYEDANDTDTVLRVSEELSEVQTEMERLTARQRSLENRVAYSTLTVALGEERPDEPTPTPEPGYADTGLGQAFAASIDGVVTAVKTLGVTVAYALPYLLAFGVPLAVVGVAVARTRRR; encoded by the coding sequence ATGCGCCGAACCGCCGCGGTCCTCGCGCTCGTCCTCCTGCTCGCGCTCGCCGGCTGTTCCGGCGGGTCGTCCGGCCCGAACGACGACGGCTCGTTCGCACAGTCCGGCGGCGACGGCGGCGCCGAGGCGGCCGACGCGCCGGCCGGGACGGCCACCGCCGCCGCCGACACCGAGTCGACGGCCGGCGACGCCGCGCGCGCCGACCGCGCGGTGATACGCACCGGCACCGTCTCGCTGACCGTGGACTCGTACGCGAACGCCAGCGCCCGCGTGACCGAACTCGCCCGGGACCGCGGGGGCTACGTCGCGGCCTCCACCCGCTCGGTCAACGGCGCGGGGAACACGACGTGGACGACCGGCTCCGTCACGATACGGGTCCCCGCCGAGTCGTTCGGGGCGACGTTCGACGCGCTTCAGACCTACGGCGAGGTGCGCGAGGCCACCTCGGACACGACCGACGTGACCGACCGGTTGGTCGATATCGAGGCGCGCCTCGAAACGCTCCGCGCCGAGCGCGACCGCCTGCGCGACCTCTACGAGGACGCCAACGACACCGACACCGTCCTGCGCGTCTCCGAGGAACTGAGCGAGGTCCAGACGGAGATGGAGCGGTTGACGGCCCGACAGCGCTCGCTGGAGAACCGGGTCGCCTACTCCACCCTCACGGTCGCCCTCGGCGAGGAGCGGCCCGATGAGCCGACGCCGACGCCCGAGCCCGGCTACGCCGACACCGGCCTCGGGCAGGCGTTCGCCGCCTCGATAGACGGCGTCGTGACGGCCGTGAAGACGCTCGGCGTCACCGTCGCGTACGCGCTCCCGTACCTGCTCGCGTTCGGCGTGCCGCTCGCGGTCGTGGGGGTCGCCGTCGCGCGGACCCGGCGACGATAA
- a CDS encoding aldo/keto reductase, with protein MEYTTLGNTGIEVSRICLGCMSFGDPDWRAWVKGEEFGTELVERAIDLGINFFDTANMYSRGESERVLGKALEGYDRDAQVVATKVFFQMRDDDPNSGGLSRKTIEQELDASLDRLGTDTIDLYQTHRWDYDTPVETTMSALTDAVRRGKVRHLGASSMWAYQLATAQHTADRQGLERFATMQNHYNLAYREEERETLPFCEQEGMGVIPWSPLARGYLTRPHEEYMSTKRAETDDYAQEHPYADRGGREINARVEELAAEYDAEMAQIALAWVLAKDVVTAPIVGASSIEHLESAVEALEIDLSDSDVAYLEEPYEAVGVSGHA; from the coding sequence ATGGAGTACACCACGCTCGGGAACACGGGCATCGAGGTGTCGCGCATCTGTCTGGGCTGTATGAGCTTCGGCGACCCGGACTGGCGCGCGTGGGTGAAGGGCGAGGAGTTCGGCACCGAACTCGTCGAGCGCGCCATCGACCTCGGTATCAACTTCTTCGACACGGCGAACATGTACTCGCGCGGCGAGAGCGAGCGCGTGCTCGGAAAGGCGCTGGAGGGGTACGACCGCGACGCGCAGGTCGTCGCGACGAAGGTGTTCTTCCAGATGCGCGACGACGACCCGAACTCCGGGGGGCTGTCGCGCAAGACCATCGAGCAGGAACTCGACGCCTCGCTCGACCGCCTCGGGACCGACACCATCGACCTCTACCAGACCCACCGCTGGGACTACGACACGCCCGTCGAGACGACGATGAGCGCGCTCACCGACGCCGTGCGCCGCGGCAAGGTGCGCCACCTCGGCGCGTCCTCGATGTGGGCCTACCAGCTCGCGACGGCCCAGCACACGGCCGACCGACAGGGGTTGGAGCGGTTCGCGACGATGCAGAACCACTACAACCTCGCCTACCGCGAGGAGGAGCGCGAGACGCTCCCCTTCTGCGAGCAGGAGGGGATGGGGGTCATTCCGTGGTCGCCGCTCGCGCGCGGCTACCTCACCCGCCCCCACGAGGAGTACATGTCCACGAAGCGCGCCGAGACGGACGACTACGCGCAGGAGCACCCCTACGCGGACCGCGGCGGCAGGGAGATAAACGCCCGCGTCGAGGAACTCGCGGCCGAGTACGACGCCGAGATGGCCCAGATAGCACTCGCGTGGGTGCTCGCGAAGGACGTCGTCACCGCGCCCATCGTCGGGGCCTCCTCGATAGAACACCTCGAATCGGCGGTCGAGGCGCTGGAGATCGACCTCTCGGACTCCGACGTCGCGTACCTGGAGGAACCGTACGAGGCGGTCGGGGTCTCCGGACACGCCTGA
- a CDS encoding YqjF family protein, with the protein MAEPAVLSMVWRDALFAHWPVEPSLVAERLPDRLSVDTHDGEAYLGVVPFVMEDISPRGVPFGLSFGEINLRTYVRGPDGTPGIYFFNLDADDRLGVFVAWSLFELPYYRAEITVERGDREVRFRSRRVGDAEPAAFDATYSPVGERFEAEPGSLPHFLTERYRFYTEGRDRLYYGDIDHEPWALSEARAEIRENDLFRVNGFAEPDGDPLLHYAPRLDVTAGRVHRV; encoded by the coding sequence ATGGCCGAACCGGCGGTCCTGTCGATGGTGTGGCGCGACGCGCTGTTCGCCCACTGGCCCGTCGAGCCGTCGCTCGTGGCCGAGCGCCTCCCCGACCGGCTCTCCGTGGACACCCACGACGGCGAGGCGTACCTGGGGGTCGTCCCGTTCGTGATGGAGGACATCAGCCCGCGGGGCGTCCCGTTCGGGCTCTCGTTCGGGGAGATAAACCTCCGGACCTACGTCCGCGGCCCGGACGGCACGCCGGGCATCTACTTCTTCAACCTCGACGCGGACGACCGACTGGGGGTGTTCGTCGCCTGGTCGCTGTTCGAACTCCCCTACTACCGCGCCGAGATAACGGTGGAGCGGGGCGACCGCGAGGTGCGGTTCCGGTCGCGCCGCGTCGGGGACGCGGAGCCGGCGGCGTTCGACGCCACCTACAGCCCCGTCGGCGAGCGGTTCGAGGCCGAGCCGGGGTCGCTCCCGCACTTCCTCACGGAGCGGTACCGCTTCTACACGGAGGGGCGCGACCGGCTCTACTACGGCGACATCGACCACGAGCCGTGGGCGCTCTCCGAGGCGCGCGCCGAGATACGCGAGAACGACCTGTTCCGGGTGAACGGCTTCGCGGAGCCGGACGGCGACCCCCTGCTCCACTACGCGCCGCGGCTGGACGTGACCGCCGGCCGCGTCCACCGGGTGTGA
- a CDS encoding DoxX family protein, giving the protein MIPLQTDVFAATGAAEIFLLARIVFGVTLAFMGLNHFLNLEEMTGYAQFKGLPAPGFSVVASGATLVLGGLGLVVGAFPVLAAGALATFLLVSAVTMHDFWSIDDPEEKQNEMISFQKNVYGAGAALAFLVVGGVEWTYAVGIGLF; this is encoded by the coding sequence ATGATTCCGCTCCAGACCGACGTGTTCGCGGCGACCGGCGCGGCGGAGATATTCCTCCTCGCGCGTATCGTGTTCGGCGTGACGCTGGCGTTCATGGGACTGAACCACTTCCTGAACCTCGAGGAGATGACCGGCTACGCCCAGTTCAAGGGCCTCCCCGCGCCGGGCTTCAGCGTCGTCGCCTCCGGCGCGACGCTCGTTCTCGGCGGCCTCGGCCTCGTCGTCGGGGCCTTCCCCGTCCTCGCCGCGGGCGCGCTGGCGACGTTCCTGCTCGTCTCGGCCGTCACGATGCACGACTTCTGGTCGATAGACGACCCGGAGGAGAAGCAGAACGAGATGATCTCGTTCCAGAAGAACGTGTACGGCGCGGGCGCGGCGCTCGCCTTCCTCGTCGTCGGCGGCGTCGAGTGGACGTACGCGGTCGGCATCGGCCTGTTCTGA